In one window of Candidatus Binatia bacterium DNA:
- the rlmN gene encoding 23S rRNA (adenine(2503)-C(2))-methyltransferase RlmN codes for MLTPRALRAWLDQRGEPAYRAEQVLSWVYRSGAHSFEELTNVPRSLRAALDRDFRWPAARLETVLRAVDDTRKLLLRFDDGATIECVVIPDPPRLTLCISSQVGCGMGCAFCATARLGLRRNLDSAEIIAQVLAARSVLRLDERLTNVVFMGMGEPLANYQNLVEAIEVLTAPWGFDLSGRRITVSTVGLLPQMERLVRETPVQLAVSLTAATDELRSELMPVNRRYQLEALIDVCRRLPLPQRRRVTFEYVLLAGINDRPQDAQLLAQLLRGVRAKVNLIPFNPFPGAPYARPTDDVVREFQEVLLARGVHTTVRRSRGLEVQAACGQLALSSQGQQTSVINMDYGAQRS; via the coding sequence GTGTTGACGCCGCGCGCGCTCCGCGCATGGTTGGACCAACGTGGAGAGCCAGCCTACCGCGCTGAGCAAGTCTTATCCTGGGTGTACCGCAGCGGGGCGCACTCATTTGAGGAACTGACTAATGTGCCCAGGAGCTTGAGAGCAGCACTGGACCGTGACTTTCGGTGGCCGGCAGCCAGGCTGGAGACGGTGTTGCGCGCGGTAGACGATACGCGCAAACTGCTCCTTCGCTTTGACGACGGTGCCACCATCGAGTGTGTGGTAATCCCCGATCCTCCTCGCCTCACGTTGTGCATTTCTTCCCAGGTGGGATGCGGGATGGGCTGCGCGTTTTGTGCAACGGCGCGCCTGGGGTTGCGCCGTAACCTTGACAGTGCGGAGATTATCGCGCAGGTGCTCGCTGCCCGTTCAGTGTTGCGGCTGGACGAGCGGCTCACCAACGTCGTTTTCATGGGCATGGGCGAGCCGCTCGCGAATTACCAGAACCTAGTGGAAGCCATCGAAGTACTGACGGCTCCGTGGGGGTTCGATCTCTCGGGACGGCGGATCACCGTGTCTACCGTAGGGCTTTTGCCGCAAATGGAGCGTTTGGTGCGCGAGACGCCGGTGCAGCTTGCAGTGTCACTCACGGCAGCGACTGATGAGCTTCGCTCGGAGCTCATGCCTGTAAACCGTCGCTACCAACTAGAAGCGCTGATTGACGTTTGCCGCCGCCTGCCCCTGCCACAGCGTCGGCGAGTCACTTTTGAATATGTCCTTTTGGCCGGCATCAACGATCGCCCGCAGGACGCGCAGCTGCTGGCGCAACTTCTCCGCGGTGTTCGTGCAAAGGTCAATTTGATTCCTTTTAACCCCTTTCCGGGGGCGCCTTACGCTAGACCCACGGATGATGTCGTCCGCGAGTTTCAAGAGGTGTTGCTGGCGCGAGGTGTCCACACCACGGTACGGCGCAGTCGGGGATTGGAAGTGCAAGCAGCCTGCGGGCAATTGGCTTTGAGCAGCCAGGGCCAGCAGACCAGCGTGATCAACATGGACTACGGCGCACAGCGCTCGTAA
- a CDS encoding PfkB family carbohydrate kinase, translating to MSILVVGSVFMDSLETPYGSVDRTVGGSATYFSIAASFFTPVQMVAAVGEDFPEEERAFLHRRGIDLRGLETRPGKTGFWRGRYHEDMNKRDTLELQLNVFGDFRPQLPDSYRDAQYVFLANIDPELQGEVLDQLTAPGLVGCDTMNHWIANARPALERLLDRVDVLIINDEEARQLSGEANVVKAARRLLQMGPKRVLIKRGEYGVIQFSPDSVFAVPAFPLEQVFDPTGAGDTFAGAFMGALARSRSRSERALREAIVYGSVVASFVVEDFGLARLKTLTWEQIERRYRQFVSLTNIDGA from the coding sequence GTGAGCATTTTGGTTGTTGGTTCCGTGTTCATGGACAGCCTGGAGACGCCCTACGGTTCGGTGGACCGCACAGTGGGTGGATCGGCGACATATTTTTCCATAGCCGCGAGCTTTTTTACGCCGGTTCAAATGGTTGCTGCTGTCGGAGAGGATTTTCCCGAGGAAGAACGGGCCTTTCTGCATCGGCGGGGGATTGATCTGCGCGGGCTTGAAACGCGGCCGGGGAAAACCGGATTTTGGCGTGGGCGTTACCACGAGGATATGAACAAGCGCGACACTTTGGAGTTGCAGCTCAACGTCTTCGGGGACTTTCGCCCCCAATTACCCGACAGTTATCGCGACGCGCAGTATGTCTTCTTGGCCAACATCGACCCCGAATTGCAAGGAGAGGTTCTGGATCAACTCACCGCTCCCGGCTTGGTCGGCTGCGACACGATGAACCACTGGATCGCTAACGCCCGTCCGGCACTGGAACGCCTCCTCGACCGAGTGGACGTGTTGATCATCAACGACGAAGAGGCGAGACAGTTGAGTGGGGAAGCGAATGTGGTCAAGGCGGCTCGCCGCTTGCTGCAAATGGGCCCGAAGCGCGTACTGATCAAACGCGGCGAGTACGGAGTGATTCAGTTTTCCCCCGACTCTGTGTTTGCTGTGCCTGCTTTCCCGTTAGAGCAGGTGTTCGATCCGACCGGTGCCGGGGATACATTTGCCGGCGCCTTCATGGGCGCATTGGCACGATCTAGGAGTCGATCGGAGCGCGCCCTGCGCGAAGCGATTGTTTACGGGAGTGTGGTTGCCTCCTTTGTCGTCGAGGACTTCGGCCTGGCACGATTGAAAACATTGACTTGGGAGCAAATCGAACGCCGCTATCGGCAGTTTGTCAGTTTGACAAACATTGACGGGGCATGA
- the ndk gene encoding nucleoside-diphosphate kinase — protein MRERTLSIIKPDAVKKMVIGEIVRRFEAAGLRIAAAKMLWLSPDTAARFYAVHRERPFYQDLVRFMSSGPVFVAVLEGENAIARNREIMGPTDSKKAPKGTIRGDFGTDVEKNAVHGSDSPETAKWEIAFFFSESEIY, from the coding sequence ATGCGAGAGCGAACGTTATCGATCATTAAGCCTGACGCTGTGAAAAAAATGGTGATTGGTGAGATCGTGCGCCGCTTCGAGGCGGCTGGGCTGCGGATCGCTGCGGCGAAGATGTTGTGGCTTTCGCCGGACACTGCAGCGCGCTTCTACGCGGTTCACCGTGAGCGCCCCTTTTACCAGGACTTGGTGCGGTTCATGTCCTCGGGCCCGGTTTTCGTCGCTGTGCTAGAGGGCGAAAATGCGATCGCTCGTAACCGTGAAATCATGGGTCCGACGGATTCCAAAAAAGCCCCGAAAGGCACCATCCGGGGTGACTTCGGGACCGACGTAGAAAAAAACGCGGTTCACGGCTCCGATAGCCCTGAAACCGCGAAGTGGGAAATTGCGTTCTTCTTTAGCGAATCCGAAATTTACTGA
- a CDS encoding diacylglycerol kinase family protein translates to MAGIGVIVNPHAGRNQAWREVAERLDEAVQGKGFVLVPHTLEALQDAAIRCAQEKVDIVAICGGDGSFFRGLSALARVYGAQQLPLFLPLRGGSMNTIARSVGVRRGTPPKVLAHVVEAYASGRPLRTTERQLLRIHEDHYGFMVGCGVIVNFLQVYYGGKRRGPQAAALWLARVIGSGLVGGELARRILQGFRADVVCDGERVPHRNYNVLYASTITDIGLGFVATYLATRKAGYFHLLAGQVRASHVISRLHRLRAGCPMNIPELYDNIAQDVRVEFEWPTHYTIDGDILEAASQLRLRAGPRLTIVQE, encoded by the coding sequence GTGGCCGGAATCGGTGTGATTGTCAATCCCCATGCCGGTCGCAACCAGGCGTGGAGAGAAGTGGCGGAGCGCTTGGATGAGGCCGTGCAAGGCAAGGGCTTCGTGTTGGTGCCCCACACTTTAGAAGCATTGCAGGACGCAGCCATACGTTGTGCCCAGGAAAAAGTCGACATCGTGGCCATCTGTGGGGGAGATGGAAGTTTCTTCCGAGGCCTGTCTGCTTTGGCCCGCGTTTACGGTGCGCAACAGTTGCCCTTGTTCTTGCCGTTGCGCGGCGGATCCATGAATACCATCGCGAGGTCTGTGGGGGTGCGCCGTGGAACTCCGCCTAAGGTGCTTGCCCACGTGGTGGAGGCTTACGCTTCCGGCCGGCCGCTGCGCACAACGGAACGGCAGCTCCTTCGCATTCACGAGGACCATTACGGGTTCATGGTTGGATGCGGTGTGATCGTAAATTTCTTGCAGGTCTACTACGGGGGAAAGAGGAGGGGACCGCAAGCGGCAGCCCTTTGGCTAGCGCGGGTAATTGGCTCGGGGCTGGTGGGGGGCGAGTTGGCAAGACGCATTTTGCAAGGGTTTCGCGCCGACGTCGTATGCGATGGAGAGCGGGTGCCACACCGTAACTACAACGTTTTGTACGCGAGCACGATCACGGATATCGGCCTTGGTTTTGTCGCGACCTACTTGGCCACCCGGAAAGCTGGCTATTTTCACTTGCTCGCCGGTCAAGTGCGTGCGAGCCATGTTATCTCCCGCCTGCACCGACTGCGCGCTGGGTGCCCAATGAACATTCCGGAGCTTTACGACAACATCGCGCAGGATGTCCGGGTTGAGTTTGAGTGGCCAACCCATTACACGATCGACGGTGACATTCTCGAAGCAGCATCGCAATTGCGCCTGCGAGCAGGCCCTCGATTAACGATTGTGCAGGAGTAA
- the sucD gene encoding succinate--CoA ligase subunit alpha gives MSILVDKNTRVVTQGITGATGQFHTRACREYGTQMVAGVTPGKGGSDFEGIPIFDTVEQAVRATGADASVIYVPPPFAADAIMEAADAGLRLVVCITEGIPVMDMVRVKRYLAGKKTRLIGPNCPGVITPGECKIGIMPGYIHRPGTIGVVSRSGTLTYEAVHQLTQLGLGQSTCVGIGGDPVAGTGFIEILEMFEQDPGTEGVILIGEIGGSAEEEAAEYVRNNMSKPVVGFVAGATAPPGKRMGHAGAIISGGKGTAAEKFRAFEAAGMFVARSPAELGSTMKRALEEKGKASSAAR, from the coding sequence GTGAGTATTCTCGTTGACAAGAATACGCGTGTAGTGACTCAGGGAATCACTGGAGCAACCGGGCAGTTCCACACTCGGGCTTGCCGGGAATACGGGACGCAGATGGTTGCCGGCGTCACTCCCGGTAAGGGCGGCTCGGATTTCGAGGGCATTCCGATTTTCGATACAGTCGAACAAGCGGTGCGAGCGACCGGTGCCGATGCATCGGTGATTTACGTGCCGCCGCCGTTTGCGGCTGATGCAATCATGGAGGCAGCGGACGCGGGTTTGCGGCTCGTGGTGTGCATTACCGAGGGAATTCCGGTGATGGACATGGTCCGGGTGAAGCGGTATCTCGCAGGCAAGAAAACGCGGCTGATCGGTCCAAATTGCCCCGGAGTCATCACACCTGGCGAGTGTAAGATTGGAATCATGCCGGGGTACATTCATCGGCCAGGCACGATCGGGGTGGTCTCTCGCAGTGGCACGCTGACTTACGAAGCGGTTCACCAGCTCACCCAGCTCGGTCTGGGGCAGTCTACGTGCGTCGGCATCGGGGGGGACCCGGTCGCGGGGACCGGCTTCATTGAAATTTTGGAGATGTTCGAGCAAGACCCCGGCACCGAAGGCGTGATCTTGATTGGGGAGATTGGCGGCTCTGCGGAAGAAGAGGCCGCGGAGTATGTCAGGAACAATATGAGCAAGCCCGTTGTGGGGTTCGTCGCTGGAGCAACTGCGCCTCCTGGCAAGCGCATGGGGCATGCGGGGGCAATCATCTCCGGTGGCAAAGGAACCGCCGCGGAAAAGTTCCGGGCGTTCGAGGCCGCCGGCATGTTCGTCGCAAGAAGCCCGGCCGAACTTGGCAGCACCATGAAGCGTGCTTTGGAAGAGAAGGGCAAAGCGTCATCTGCTGCGCGTTGA
- the crcB gene encoding fluoride efflux transporter CrcB produces MLRVLLVGCGGFLGSACRYLVAGWVQGAFTSLFPWGTLTVNAVGSVLVGVVLALSLERGWLGVEWRVFLAVGFCGGFTTMSAFGYETFTLIREGSFWLAGWNVVANFSAALFGAWLGVLLGRTI; encoded by the coding sequence ATGCTGCGCGTGCTCTTGGTTGGCTGCGGAGGCTTTCTAGGTTCCGCTTGCCGGTACTTGGTTGCCGGGTGGGTTCAAGGGGCTTTCACCTCTTTGTTCCCGTGGGGAACCTTGACAGTGAATGCTGTGGGTAGTGTTCTCGTGGGCGTGGTCCTTGCGTTGTCGTTGGAGCGTGGTTGGTTGGGCGTGGAATGGCGCGTTTTTTTGGCAGTGGGATTTTGCGGCGGGTTCACGACCATGTCTGCATTCGGCTACGAGACCTTTACTTTGATTCGCGAAGGCAGCTTTTGGCTGGCCGGGTGGAACGTTGTCGCGAACTTTTCCGCCGCGCTGTTTGGCGCTTGGCTTGGCGTGCTGTTGGGGCGTACAATTTAG
- a CDS encoding SDR family oxidoreductase, translating into MYLVTGGAGFIGSNLVHALVARGEKVRVLDNFSTGSRENLASVADRIEVIEGDLRDPDTVRAAVRGVQYVSHQAALRSVPRSVDDPLSTDAVNTHGTLLLLVAARDAGVKRVVYASSSSVYGDSPVLPKEENQAPAPISPYAVSKLAGEYYCRTFTRLYGLETVSLRYFNVFGPRQSPESKYAAVVPLFIRAALRGEALIIHGDGEQSRDFTYIDNVVEANLLACTQPNIAGEVFNVACNERHSVLEIARLVGELVGRTVKIEHTAPRAGDVRHTQASIEKAARLLHYRPKVGFEEGMRRTVDWLRQQLEAA; encoded by the coding sequence ATGTATTTGGTGACCGGAGGTGCTGGTTTCATTGGCTCGAACCTCGTGCATGCGTTAGTGGCGCGGGGGGAAAAGGTGCGTGTCCTGGATAACTTCTCGACGGGCAGTCGGGAAAATTTGGCGTCGGTTGCCGACCGAATCGAGGTGATCGAAGGAGACTTGCGCGACCCAGATACCGTGCGGGCGGCCGTTCGCGGCGTCCAGTATGTGAGCCATCAGGCTGCGCTACGGTCGGTCCCTCGTTCGGTCGATGATCCCCTCAGCACCGACGCAGTCAATACCCACGGAACGTTGCTGCTGTTGGTTGCAGCACGGGATGCCGGAGTGAAGCGGGTGGTGTATGCTTCGTCTTCCTCGGTTTACGGGGATTCCCCTGTTCTTCCCAAGGAGGAGAATCAAGCTCCGGCGCCGATTTCGCCGTATGCTGTGTCGAAACTTGCGGGGGAATACTACTGCCGCACGTTCACGCGGTTGTATGGTCTGGAAACCGTGAGCCTACGCTATTTCAACGTGTTCGGCCCCCGACAGAGCCCGGAGTCTAAGTATGCTGCAGTTGTTCCGCTGTTCATCCGCGCCGCACTGAGGGGCGAAGCGTTGATCATTCATGGCGACGGGGAACAATCGCGCGACTTTACGTACATCGACAACGTTGTCGAGGCGAATCTACTGGCCTGCACGCAACCTAACATTGCCGGAGAGGTATTCAACGTTGCCTGCAATGAACGGCACTCGGTTTTGGAAATTGCGCGCCTAGTGGGGGAGCTAGTGGGCCGGACGGTCAAAATCGAGCACACTGCGCCGCGGGCGGGCGATGTGCGGCATACCCAGGCTTCGATTGAGAAGGCTGCCCGATTGCTCCACTACAGGCCGAAGGTAGGTTTTGAGGAAGGGATGAGGCGCACAGTCGATTGGTTGCGCCAACAGTTGGAAGCCGCCTAA
- a CDS encoding DUF190 domain-containing protein, with protein MKIIGEGKLLRIFVGEADHAEGRPLYDAIVLKARELGLAGATVWRGIESFGASSRIHTARVLRLSEDLPIVIEIVDAEEKIRQALPAIEALIEQSGGGALVTLEKAEIIRYTPSANS; from the coding sequence ATGAAAATTATCGGGGAAGGAAAGCTGTTGAGAATTTTTGTTGGTGAGGCTGATCATGCAGAGGGCCGCCCGCTTTACGACGCGATCGTGCTCAAAGCGCGCGAACTTGGGCTTGCGGGGGCTACGGTGTGGCGCGGAATCGAGAGCTTCGGGGCCAGCAGCCGTATCCACACGGCTCGGGTACTGCGACTGTCGGAGGATCTGCCGATTGTGATCGAGATCGTGGACGCTGAGGAGAAGATTCGGCAAGCCCTTCCCGCGATCGAAGCGCTGATCGAGCAAAGTGGGGGAGGGGCGTTGGTGACGTTGGAGAAGGCCGAGATCATCCGCTACACGCCATCAGCAAACAGTTAG
- the mtnP gene encoding S-methyl-5'-thioadenosine phosphorylase, whose translation MADTLPTLGVIGGSGLYEMAGLESVQHVQLSTPFGHPSDDFVIGTMGGVRLVFLPRHGRGHRLLPSEINYRANLWGMKHLGVEWLVAVSAVGSLREEIRPGHLVVPNQFIDRTSRRPSTFFGSGIVAHVSFADPVCPELAALVVEAARSAGGTVHDSGTYLCMEGPQFSTRAESHLYRQWGAHVIGMTNVQEAKLAREAEICFATLALATDYDCWHESEADVAIGDVLRILQQNVSLARAVITAVASCLPLPRRCVCANALEHAVITDRSRIPEHLWHDLRPLLAKYSKQWQRGDE comes from the coding sequence TTGGCGGATACGTTGCCCACCCTTGGGGTTATTGGCGGAAGCGGCCTTTACGAGATGGCCGGACTCGAGTCGGTGCAACACGTGCAACTTTCGACACCGTTTGGCCACCCGTCGGATGATTTTGTCATAGGCACTATGGGCGGCGTTCGTTTGGTCTTCTTGCCGCGCCACGGCCGCGGGCATCGGCTGCTGCCTTCAGAGATCAACTACCGCGCCAATCTCTGGGGGATGAAACATCTTGGAGTGGAATGGCTGGTTGCGGTGAGCGCTGTGGGTAGCTTGCGCGAGGAGATCCGGCCAGGGCACTTGGTTGTGCCCAATCAGTTTATTGATCGTACTTCGCGACGCCCAAGCACGTTTTTTGGCAGTGGGATCGTTGCCCACGTGAGTTTCGCAGACCCGGTCTGCCCGGAACTGGCGGCGTTGGTGGTGGAGGCCGCTCGCAGTGCGGGAGGGACTGTCCACGACAGTGGCACGTATCTCTGCATGGAAGGCCCGCAGTTCTCCACCCGTGCGGAGTCGCACCTTTACCGGCAGTGGGGTGCACACGTAATCGGGATGACCAATGTACAGGAAGCGAAGCTTGCTCGGGAAGCAGAAATTTGTTTCGCCACCCTGGCGTTGGCGACCGATTATGATTGTTGGCACGAGTCGGAAGCCGATGTGGCCATTGGGGATGTGCTGCGAATCCTGCAACAAAATGTTTCCTTAGCTCGCGCGGTGATTACAGCCGTAGCGAGCTGTTTGCCGTTACCGCGCCGGTGCGTATGTGCAAACGCGTTAGAGCATGCTGTCATCACCGATCGCAGTCGCATTCCGGAGCACCTGTGGCACGATTTGCGGCCGTTGTTGGCGAAGTACTCGAAGCAGTGGCAGAGGGGAGACGAGTGA
- a CDS encoding glycosyltransferase family 2 protein has product MTAWPFVSVVIPMRNEGKHIARCLDSIFAQDYPRDRFEVIVVDGDSDDDSPKVLAGYGNKIRVLRNAARIVPTALNIGIRAARGEIIARVDAHTVLEPDYLRCGVEALLQTGADNVGGPMRTAGGGPVAQAIARAMDSRFGIGAYFHFAQADREVDTVYMGMWPRKTFERVGLFDEELVRNQDDELNYRIRKLGGKVYLSVAMRSLYQNRESYRALARQFFEYGKWKVRVLQKHPSQMSWRHFVPPTLVAAVVSSLCAATVWPASLYFTGSVLGSYGLAVAAAAGAVARKHGTGLAPRVAWAFVVMHWSWGGGFLWGLLRFGHRWFQPENPPPQLGPQQVPVGAAATG; this is encoded by the coding sequence ATGACTGCCTGGCCGTTTGTCTCCGTCGTGATTCCGATGCGTAACGAGGGCAAGCACATCGCGCGCTGCCTCGATTCGATCTTCGCGCAGGACTACCCGCGGGATCGCTTCGAGGTCATTGTCGTCGATGGCGACTCGGATGACGACTCTCCCAAGGTTCTGGCCGGCTACGGTAACAAGATCCGGGTGCTTCGCAATGCGGCACGAATCGTTCCCACCGCGCTGAACATTGGCATCCGAGCTGCGCGGGGTGAAATTATCGCACGCGTCGATGCACACACTGTGCTCGAGCCCGACTACCTACGCTGCGGCGTAGAGGCCTTGCTGCAAACTGGAGCAGACAACGTCGGAGGGCCGATGCGAACTGCAGGCGGGGGGCCGGTGGCACAGGCCATCGCTCGGGCCATGGATTCTCGCTTCGGCATCGGGGCGTACTTTCATTTTGCCCAGGCCGATCGCGAGGTGGATACGGTGTATATGGGGATGTGGCCGCGAAAGACCTTTGAACGGGTTGGCCTTTTCGATGAAGAGCTCGTGCGCAACCAAGACGATGAGCTCAATTACCGAATCCGAAAGCTCGGCGGCAAAGTCTATTTGTCCGTAGCAATGCGCTCGTTGTATCAAAACCGCGAGAGCTACCGAGCCTTGGCCCGGCAGTTTTTCGAATACGGCAAGTGGAAAGTTCGCGTGCTGCAGAAACACCCGAGTCAGATGAGCTGGCGGCATTTTGTCCCCCCTACGTTGGTTGCCGCGGTAGTTTCGTCACTCTGCGCAGCGACGGTTTGGCCTGCCAGTCTCTATTTTACCGGCAGCGTACTAGGCTCGTACGGGCTAGCAGTGGCGGCAGCCGCGGGGGCGGTGGCGCGTAAGCACGGTACAGGTCTCGCGCCGCGAGTGGCTTGGGCGTTCGTGGTCATGCATTGGAGCTGGGGTGGTGGATTTTTATGGGGACTGCTGCGCTTTGGGCACCGTTGGTTCCAACCGGAGAACCCACCGCCGCAGCTGGGTCCACAACAGGTACCCGTGGGCGCTGCAGCGACCGGTTGA